Genomic segment of Salvia hispanica cultivar TCC Black 2014 chromosome 2, UniMelb_Shisp_WGS_1.0, whole genome shotgun sequence:
GAATCAATCTCCGGCGAGATCAAGTGATCAGAAAATCGCGCAGTGCACGGTGAGCTGCGTGTATCAGACGCACATTGCCGGCTACTGGCGCAATGCGACTGTGGTGTGGAGCAAGAACGTTATGTTGAACTCGTTGTGGATCTCTGTGGAAAGCGTTGAGCGTGATCAAGTTTGCTCGTGCAAGCTCGAGCTTAAACCTTGGCATTTTTGGTCGAGGAAAGGCAACAAAAGTTTCATGGTTGATGGGAATCAGCTCGAGCTCTACTGGGATTTCCGATCAGCCACATTCTCCGGCCCCGAGCCGAGTAAAGACTTCTACGTGGCATTGGTTTTCGGTGAGGAGGTCGTGCTGTTGCTCGGTGACATGGAGAAGAAGGCGTATACGACGACGAAAGCTCGGGCTGCAATGGTCGAGGCTCTGATGTATTACAAGGAGGAGCATGTGTTTGGCAAGAAGTCGTTCTCCACGAGGGTGAGGTTCGATCAGGGCAGGGAGCACGATGTCGTGGTGGAGAGCTCGACAAGTGGGGATAAGGATCCGGAGATGTGGATTAGCGTTAATGGGATTGTGTTGATACACATTAGGAACTTGCAGTGGAAATTCAGGGGCAACCAGACTGTGGTAGTGAATAATCAGCCTGTGCAGGTCTTCTGGGACGTGCACTCGTGGCTGTTCTGCTCGCCTGGGACGGGCCACGGCCTCTTCATCTTTCAGGCCATTGGCGAGGGGGAAAGTGAGGGGGATGACGACACTCAGGGCGATGGGAGTGACTGCAGCGGCCCCAGCAAGTACT
This window contains:
- the LOC125205390 gene encoding uncharacterized protein LOC125205390 is translated as MSSIYSNSISSANQSPARSSDQKIAQCTVSCVYQTHIAGYWRNATVVWSKNVMLNSLWISVESVERDQVCSCKLELKPWHFWSRKGNKSFMVDGNQLELYWDFRSATFSGPEPSKDFYVALVFGEEVVLLLGDMEKKAYTTTKARAAMVEALMYYKEEHVFGKKSFSTRVRFDQGREHDVVVESSTSGDKDPEMWISVNGIVLIHIRNLQWKFRGNQTVVVNNQPVQVFWDVHSWLFCSPGTGHGLFIFQAIGEGESEGDDDTQGDGSDCSGPSKYSSARSYSKAAETCFFLYAWKIE